A portion of the Microlunatus phosphovorus NM-1 genome contains these proteins:
- a CDS encoding LysR family transcriptional regulator has product MTIVQINYFLAAEAAGSLSHAAGELGVAQPSMSEQIRKLEQHLGVALFTRARQGLTLTEAGRQFLPHARRVHDEYTQAMESVSGIRDRESGTVAFGVFNSAPYVLSGLIPAFRARYPKIAVRMIGANSAQIADAVRSGQLEAGLVALPIDARGVTIGDVLWSCEAAYFHLDPEATARPVSIADLAARPLVLPDAGYADTDPTRQQLSIRAQRQGFPLVPDIEVETGAAALSVAASGLAGAIASVPVAEALGYTKHLTWASLDPPLIETFAVITRDPNSLSPATEAMIELVNQHMRMLHQEHE; this is encoded by the coding sequence ATGACGATCGTGCAGATCAACTACTTCCTGGCCGCAGAGGCAGCTGGATCGCTGTCACACGCCGCCGGCGAGCTCGGCGTGGCGCAGCCGAGCATGTCGGAGCAGATCCGCAAGCTGGAACAGCATCTGGGGGTCGCTCTGTTCACCCGGGCACGGCAGGGCCTTACGCTGACCGAAGCCGGCCGCCAGTTCCTGCCCCATGCCCGGCGAGTGCATGACGAGTACACCCAGGCGATGGAGTCGGTGTCCGGGATTCGTGACCGGGAGAGCGGCACGGTCGCCTTCGGCGTGTTCAACAGTGCTCCGTACGTGTTGTCAGGCCTGATTCCTGCGTTCCGCGCGCGCTATCCCAAGATCGCGGTCCGGATGATCGGCGCCAACTCCGCCCAGATCGCCGACGCCGTTCGCTCCGGGCAACTCGAGGCGGGCTTGGTGGCGCTGCCCATCGACGCCCGCGGCGTCACCATCGGCGACGTGCTGTGGTCCTGCGAAGCCGCCTACTTCCACCTCGATCCAGAGGCCACGGCGCGGCCGGTGTCGATCGCCGATCTCGCCGCCAGGCCGCTGGTGCTGCCCGATGCCGGCTACGCCGACACCGACCCGACCCGCCAGCAGCTCAGCATCCGAGCGCAGCGACAGGGCTTTCCACTGGTTCCGGACATCGAGGTGGAGACCGGCGCCGCCGCGCTCTCGGTAGCAGCCAGCGGACTCGCCGGCGCGATCGCGTCAGTGCCGGTCGCGGAGGCCCTCGGCTACACCAAGCACCTGACCTGGGCCAGCCTCGACCCACCGCTGATCGAGACCTTCGCGGTGATCACCCGCGACCCCAACAGCCTCTCCCCCGCCACCGAGGCCATGATCGAGCTGGTCAACCAGCACATGAGGATGCTGCATCAAGAACACGAATAG
- a CDS encoding SDR family NAD(P)-dependent oxidoreductase has translation MSIQSAEVALVTGGARGQGAAHAEALASAGYHVVIADVRDEDGAQTAEQLQALGLPVRYVHLDVTSESDWLQTVADIEAADGRLSVLVNNAGIIRVTRLLELDLKEWELLQTVNATSVLLGIKAAAPALARGGGGSIINISSTAAHRGAEGYGAYSASKAAILALTRAAALELAADGIRVNSVSPGGVDTPMNLDEPPGGTSSGAPLGRRARADEISPLVVFLAGDGASYVTGADYLVDGGVTVR, from the coding sequence ATGTCGATACAGTCGGCAGAGGTGGCGCTGGTCACCGGGGGAGCGCGCGGCCAAGGGGCCGCACACGCCGAGGCATTGGCGAGCGCCGGCTACCACGTCGTCATCGCCGACGTCCGCGATGAGGATGGCGCCCAGACCGCCGAGCAGTTGCAGGCGCTCGGGCTGCCGGTGCGGTACGTCCATCTCGACGTGACCAGCGAGTCCGACTGGCTGCAGACCGTCGCCGACATCGAGGCCGCGGACGGCCGCCTCAGCGTGCTGGTCAACAATGCCGGCATCATCCGCGTCACCCGACTGCTGGAGCTCGACCTCAAGGAGTGGGAGCTGCTGCAGACCGTCAATGCGACCTCGGTGCTGCTCGGCATCAAGGCCGCCGCACCCGCACTGGCGCGGGGCGGTGGTGGCTCGATCATCAACATCTCCTCCACCGCCGCCCACCGTGGCGCCGAGGGCTACGGCGCCTACTCCGCGTCGAAGGCGGCGATCCTGGCGCTGACCCGGGCCGCCGCTCTCGAGCTGGCTGCGGATGGCATCAGAGTGAACTCGGTCAGCCCGGGCGGCGTCGACACGCCGATGAATCTCGATGAGCCACCGGGTGGCACCTCCTCCGGTGCACCGCTCGGTCGCCGGGCCCGCGCTGATGAGATCTCCCCGCTGGTCGTGTTCCTGGCCGGTGACGGCGCGTCCTATGTCACTGGCGCGGACTATCTGGTCGACGGCGGGGTGACGGTGCGATGA
- a CDS encoding SDR family NAD(P)-dependent oxidoreductase — translation MSAADSQTGDSQPGVALVTGAGSGMGRSTAEAFLAHGWTVLAVDVAPVDAADSEGRLIPLVVDVRDRAAIESALAEQLPALGGALHAVANVAGIYPPSTLDTYTTELFHKVFDVNVLGVLNVMAAAVPYMPEGSGIVNFASVDAFVVSPGQLVYGASKSAVVMITKATALELAPRRIRVNAIAPGWVATPGNAATGRMEAAAAGIPLGRVAQPSEIADWVWLLTGGGAASFMTGDTVTLSGGDVIR, via the coding sequence ATGAGCGCGGCTGACTCCCAGACCGGTGACTCCCAGCCCGGTGTCGCCCTGGTCACCGGTGCCGGCAGCGGCATGGGCCGCAGCACCGCCGAGGCATTCCTCGCCCACGGCTGGACGGTGCTCGCTGTCGACGTCGCGCCGGTGGATGCCGCCGACAGCGAGGGGCGGCTGATCCCGCTGGTGGTCGATGTCCGCGACCGAGCGGCCATCGAGAGCGCGCTGGCTGAGCAGTTGCCGGCCCTGGGCGGTGCCCTGCACGCGGTGGCGAACGTGGCGGGTATCTATCCGCCCTCGACGCTGGACACATACACCACCGAGCTGTTCCACAAGGTCTTCGACGTCAACGTCCTCGGGGTGCTGAACGTGATGGCCGCCGCGGTGCCGTACATGCCGGAGGGTTCCGGCATCGTGAACTTCGCCTCCGTTGACGCCTTCGTCGTCTCTCCTGGTCAGCTGGTCTACGGCGCCTCCAAGTCAGCGGTCGTGATGATCACCAAGGCGACAGCGCTGGAGCTCGCGCCGCGCCGGATCCGGGTCAATGCCATCGCACCGGGCTGGGTGGCCACTCCGGGCAATGCCGCCACCGGGCGGATGGAAGCGGCGGCGGCAGGCATCCCGTTGGGTCGCGTGGCACAGCCATCCGAGATCGCGGACTGGGTCTGGCTGCTCACCGGCGGCGGCGCTGCGTCCTTCATGACCGGGGACACCGTCACCCTCTCCGGCGGCGACGTCATCCGCTGA
- a CDS encoding flavin-containing monooxygenase translates to MTRYCVIGAGAAGISALQQLRNAGYEADCYEKTDRVGGHWHTDYDALHLITARDQTFFEDFPMPTDYPHFPRRDQVSSYMESYAAHHGLYDVIRFNTEVASVTPIATDGPVGSAGWTVTLANGEQHDYDGVLVANGHLWDQKIPAFEGEFTGKQIHSGSYRNTSEIEGNRVLVVGAGNSGCDLAVDTAQHRIDVDIVVLEGMYFQPKAFFGVPRQQVSFLSEFSPSDQDLIARLLARVSIGEWFNYPGMPQPKHDTLAGGATVVNDLLLYWIQHGRVKVRPGISRLDGKTVHFVDGTSGEYDTILYATGFNAALPFLDESLLERSRGVPLRYAGGIVPVGLEKLYFIGLAAPRGPQIPIYGVQTKLAIRMIALHEAAGAHGAGIQAYLAGLQQPDDRIDIIRNVWNEQMADTERLLDAYAVIRPTKALKTSEV, encoded by the coding sequence ATGACCCGCTATTGCGTGATCGGTGCCGGTGCCGCCGGTATCTCCGCCCTTCAGCAGCTCCGCAACGCCGGTTACGAAGCCGATTGCTATGAGAAGACCGACCGGGTAGGCGGTCACTGGCACACCGACTACGACGCGCTGCACCTGATCACCGCCCGGGACCAGACCTTCTTCGAGGACTTCCCGATGCCGACCGACTACCCGCACTTCCCGCGGCGCGATCAGGTCAGCTCCTACATGGAGTCCTACGCCGCGCACCACGGTCTCTACGACGTCATCCGATTCAACACCGAGGTCGCCTCGGTAACGCCGATCGCCACCGACGGCCCGGTCGGCTCAGCCGGTTGGACCGTGACCTTGGCCAACGGCGAGCAGCACGACTACGACGGCGTACTGGTCGCCAACGGACATTTGTGGGACCAGAAGATCCCCGCCTTCGAGGGTGAGTTCACCGGCAAGCAGATCCACTCCGGGTCGTACCGCAACACCAGCGAGATCGAGGGCAACCGCGTCCTGGTCGTCGGTGCCGGGAACTCGGGTTGCGACCTGGCTGTCGACACCGCGCAACACCGGATCGACGTCGACATCGTCGTCCTGGAGGGAATGTACTTCCAGCCGAAGGCATTCTTCGGCGTGCCCCGGCAGCAGGTCAGCTTCCTCTCCGAGTTCAGCCCGTCCGATCAGGATCTGATCGCCCGGCTGCTGGCCCGGGTGTCCATCGGCGAGTGGTTCAACTATCCCGGCATGCCGCAGCCGAAGCACGACACGCTGGCCGGCGGCGCGACCGTGGTCAACGACCTGCTGCTCTATTGGATCCAGCACGGCCGGGTCAAGGTTCGCCCGGGCATCTCCCGGCTGGACGGCAAGACGGTCCATTTCGTCGACGGCACCTCCGGCGAGTACGACACCATCCTGTACGCCACCGGATTCAATGCCGCCCTGCCGTTCCTCGATGAGTCGCTGTTAGAGCGCAGCCGAGGCGTGCCCCTCCGCTATGCCGGCGGCATCGTCCCGGTCGGGCTGGAGAAGCTCTACTTCATCGGTCTCGCCGCTCCACGCGGTCCGCAGATCCCGATCTACGGTGTGCAGACCAAGCTGGCCATCCGGATGATCGCACTCCACGAAGCGGCCGGTGCCCACGGCGCCGGTATCCAGGCCTACCTGGCCGGTCTGCAGCAGCCCGACGACCGGATCGACATCATCCGAAACGTCTGGAACGAGCAGATGGCCGACACGGAGCGGCTGCTCGATGCGTACGCCGTGATCCGTCCCACCAAGGCACTCAAGACATCGGAAGTCTGA
- a CDS encoding dihydrodipicolinate synthase family protein, whose translation MADSKAWHGIFTATALPFNDDLSVDFDGFAEHVSWLAANGTQGVCPNGSLGEYQTLSDEERARVITTAVEASPEGFGVMAGAGAYGTLQSVRWVEQAAEAGAVSILQLPPNTYKADRESVVNHYKAVSQVGLPIVAYNNPYDTKVDLSPELLAELHGEGYIVAVKEFTGDVRRAYEIQELAPELDILIGSDDVLLELGIAGAVGWIAGYPNAIPQSTVELYNLATSGNLADIEKALPIYRDLHSLLRWDSKTEFVQAIKLSMDIAGRKGGICRPPRTPLPADIHAKVTADTEAALAKGYK comes from the coding sequence ATGGCTGACAGCAAGGCGTGGCACGGCATCTTCACCGCCACGGCGCTGCCCTTCAACGACGACCTCTCCGTCGACTTCGACGGCTTCGCCGAGCACGTTTCCTGGCTGGCGGCCAACGGCACCCAGGGTGTGTGCCCGAACGGCTCCTTGGGTGAGTACCAGACGCTGTCCGACGAAGAGCGGGCCCGGGTCATCACGACCGCTGTCGAGGCGTCTCCGGAGGGCTTTGGTGTGATGGCGGGCGCCGGCGCGTACGGCACCTTGCAGTCGGTGCGCTGGGTCGAGCAGGCCGCCGAGGCCGGCGCCGTGTCGATCCTGCAGCTGCCCCCGAACACCTACAAGGCCGATCGTGAGTCGGTCGTCAACCACTACAAGGCGGTCTCCCAGGTCGGGCTGCCGATCGTGGCCTACAACAACCCGTACGACACCAAGGTCGACCTGAGCCCGGAGCTGCTGGCCGAGCTGCACGGCGAGGGCTACATCGTGGCCGTCAAGGAGTTCACCGGCGACGTGCGCCGGGCGTACGAGATCCAGGAGCTGGCTCCCGAACTCGACATTCTGATCGGCTCCGACGACGTGCTGCTCGAGCTCGGCATCGCCGGTGCGGTGGGCTGGATCGCCGGCTACCCGAACGCGATCCCACAGTCGACCGTGGAGCTGTACAACCTGGCCACCTCCGGCAACCTCGCGGACATCGAGAAGGCCCTGCCGATCTACCGCGACCTGCACTCGCTGCTGCGCTGGGACTCCAAGACCGAGTTCGTCCAGGCGATCAAGCTGTCGATGGACATCGCCGGTCGCAAGGGTGGCATCTGCCGGCCGCCGCGGACCCCGCTGCCGGCCGACATCCACGCCAAGGTCACCGCCGACACCGAGGCTGCACTGGCCAAGGGCTACAAGTAA